A single genomic interval of Bacteroidales bacterium harbors:
- a CDS encoding DUF2279 domain-containing protein, with protein sequence MQKVVCVFALLMLSISLNVFSAKQNNFLSNPKDTILPLSDSSSKLIFKKWQVNAAVSTLYVGSLTGLGFLWYKNHDLEHFHTFNDLEEWKGVDKIGHTTTAFQLSTIQSDIFEAAGYSKKQSAIISSLYTIGYMTGIEIMDGFSSGWGFSFSDICANKLGIGLFAINKAFDKNLVNLKYSFHQTEYAQYNKNLLGKNFIQQTLKDYNGQTYWLSFNISSYLPPESKFPKWLNLAVGYGAEGMIGARKNPVEINGNPIPSFKRYSQWYISPDIDFSQIPVRGRGWKLLMRSLNIFKCPAPTLEFNSENGFKMHYVYF encoded by the coding sequence ATGCAAAAAGTAGTTTGCGTATTTGCTTTATTAATGCTTAGCATCTCTTTAAATGTTTTTTCTGCTAAACAAAATAACTTTTTATCAAATCCTAAAGACACGATACTGCCTTTAAGTGATAGCAGTTCAAAACTTATATTTAAGAAATGGCAAGTTAATGCTGCTGTCAGCACTCTGTATGTTGGTTCTCTAACAGGATTAGGCTTTTTATGGTATAAAAACCACGATTTGGAGCATTTTCACACTTTTAATGATTTAGAAGAATGGAAAGGTGTGGATAAAATCGGACATACAACAACTGCTTTTCAGCTCTCAACCATTCAATCAGACATTTTTGAAGCTGCGGGATATTCAAAAAAGCAATCAGCGATAATAAGTTCGCTTTACACGATTGGCTATATGACAGGCATTGAAATAATGGACGGCTTTTCATCTGGCTGGGGATTTTCTTTTAGCGATATTTGTGCTAACAAATTAGGCATTGGCTTATTTGCAATAAACAAAGCATTTGATAAAAATTTAGTAAATTTGAAATATTCGTTTCATCAAACAGAATACGCTCAATACAACAAAAATTTGCTTGGGAAAAATTTTATCCAGCAAACGCTAAAAGATTACAATGGGCAAACTTATTGGTTAAGTTTTAACATCAGTAGTTATTTGCCGCCTGAATCGAAGTTCCCAAAATGGCTTAACTTAGCTGTTGGCTACGGAGCTGAAGGAATGATTGGTGCAAGGAAAAATCCCGTTGAAATTAATGGAAACCCCATTCCTTCTTTTAAGCGTTATAGCCAATGGTATATTTCGCCTGATATTGATTTTAGCCAAATACCAGTTCGCGGTCGCGGCTGGAAGCTGCTTATGCGCAGCCTAAACATATTCAAATGCCCCGCCCCCACACTAGAATTTAATTCTGAAAACGGATTTAAAATGCACTATGTTTATTTTTAA
- a CDS encoding tetratricopeptide repeat protein, which produces MKLITSISFLFLSILSTAQKMPSDYFEEASKYFEDEKFDEAIKSYQYIVDYHSKNELYPRAFYNIGYIYFIQKKYDKAIPVFKKILESNFNEKEDLGGNIMVDSYTNYKHKGSKILSEIYYAEEKYDTALYYLALSDTTFPYLHFCGNENASNNIYIALRYADIYQKLKQPEKAIEKLLPTVFITLADNLKVIEELKKLLTDKKGLKKKLDNSLNKIYPKKIDREDYSYTKYYFKFLNVEIAVPNNYEDDKKKFDKDKAIKEIKQTNFYKMIEQLR; this is translated from the coding sequence ATGAAATTAATAACCTCTATATCGTTTCTTTTTCTGTCGATTTTATCAACAGCACAAAAAATGCCCTCTGACTATTTTGAAGAAGCAAGTAAATATTTTGAAGATGAGAAATTTGATGAAGCTATTAAAAGTTATCAATACATTGTAGATTATCATTCAAAAAACGAACTTTATCCAAGAGCATTTTACAATATTGGATACATCTATTTCATTCAAAAGAAGTATGACAAAGCCATACCTGTATTCAAAAAGATTCTTGAAAGTAACTTTAATGAAAAAGAAGATTTAGGTGGTAACATAATGGTAGATTCATACACAAATTACAAACACAAAGGAAGTAAAATACTTAGTGAGATTTATTACGCAGAAGAAAAATATGACACAGCATTGTATTATCTCGCTTTGTCTGATACGACTTTTCCATACTTGCATTTTTGTGGAAATGAAAATGCCTCAAATAACATTTATATTGCTTTACGCTATGCTGACATTTATCAAAAACTAAAACAACCTGAAAAAGCAATAGAAAAACTCCTTCCGACAGTATTCATTACACTTGCAGACAACTTAAAAGTTATTGAAGAATTAAAAAAACTTCTTACCGATAAAAAAGGTCTTAAAAAAAAGCTTGACAATTCTCTCAACAAAATATATCCAAAAAAAATTGATAGAGAAGATTATTCTTACACCAAATACTACTTTAAATTTCTCAATGTTGAGATTGCTGTCCCTAACAACTATGAAGATGATAAAAAGAAATTTGATAAGGATAAAGCAATAAAGGAAATTAAGCAAACTAACTTTTACAAAATGATAGAACAGCTACGATGA
- a CDS encoding toxin: MSIEAKVASFLKDFKEKMKIWDVLFRDNRGKNAQALIDLELRPIDRKSILEALETKNYSEGPLEEKLYDGAEMWVFGKTVKETEVYIKITMGIKGSSVICISFHLAEHKMNYPLK, from the coding sequence ATGAGTATAGAAGCAAAAGTAGCATCTTTTTTAAAAGACTTCAAAGAAAAAATGAAGATTTGGGATGTGCTCTTTCGCGACAACAGAGGCAAAAACGCACAAGCATTGATAGATTTGGAACTTCGCCCCATAGATAGAAAAAGCATTTTAGAAGCACTTGAAACAAAAAACTACAGCGAAGGTCCATTAGAAGAAAAGCTATACGACGGTGCTGAAATGTGGGTATTTGGCAAAACAGTAAAGGAAACAGAAGTATATATCAAAATCACAATGGGAATAAAAGGCAGCAGTGTTATCTGCATTTCCTTTCACTTGGCAGAGCATAAAATGAACTATCCTTTAAAATAA
- a CDS encoding DUF4065 domain-containing protein yields MKSPITGKEMKLTKERRSIDFRKETFEIVFHYYKCEDSGEQFTTTALDEVNTNQVYNQYRDKFNIPFPDEITKIREKYGLSAAKMSEILGFGINSYRQYEAGEMPSVANAKLIQMVNDPKKFIDMVKLCGTLDEKTKAKFIQKAQLLAEEKKKNIFNLNFQEYLLGNHLADIYSGYRNPNFEKFTEMVVYFSEKLSPFKTKMNKLLFYSDFLMFKQSCFSISGVRYKAIEMGPVPNNFQSIFEYLANKEEIDIYTILFPNGNIGEQFKSREDRKFNAELFTENELNTLGKVACAFKETSTNDIIKLSHLEEAWKNNEKEKKIISYEYAFELNHF; encoded by the coding sequence ATGAAAAGTCCAATTACAGGTAAAGAAATGAAATTGACCAAAGAACGCAGGTCAATAGATTTTAGAAAAGAAACATTTGAAATTGTTTTTCATTATTACAAATGCGAGGATAGCGGAGAACAATTCACCACCACCGCATTAGACGAAGTAAACACAAATCAGGTATATAATCAATACCGAGATAAGTTTAACATTCCGTTTCCAGATGAAATCACAAAAATTCGTGAAAAGTATGGTTTGTCGGCAGCCAAGATGTCGGAAATTTTAGGATTTGGCATAAATAGTTACCGCCAATATGAAGCAGGCGAAATGCCAAGTGTGGCAAATGCTAAATTAATTCAAATGGTAAACGACCCGAAGAAATTCATTGACATGGTGAAGCTGTGCGGCACATTAGATGAAAAAACAAAAGCGAAATTTATTCAAAAAGCACAACTGTTGGCAGAAGAAAAGAAAAAAAATATTTTCAATTTGAATTTTCAAGAATATTTACTTGGCAACCATTTAGCTGATATTTATTCTGGATACCGAAATCCAAACTTTGAAAAATTTACCGAAATGGTGGTTTATTTTTCTGAAAAACTGTCTCCATTCAAAACCAAAATGAATAAATTGCTATTCTATTCTGACTTTTTAATGTTCAAGCAAAGCTGTTTTTCAATTAGCGGAGTGAGATATAAAGCCATTGAAATGGGTCCTGTACCCAATAATTTCCAAAGCATATTTGAATATTTAGCCAACAAGGAAGAAATAGATATTTACACCATCTTATTCCCAAATGGAAACATAGGAGAACAATTCAAATCAAGAGAAGACCGAAAGTTTAATGCAGAATTGTTTACAGAAAATGAATTAAACACCTTGGGAAAAGTTGCATGTGCATTTAAAGAAACAAGCACTAACGACATTATAAAATTAAGCCATTTAGAAGAAGCGTGGAAGAATAATGAAAAAGAAAAAAAAATAATCAGTTACGAATATGCGTTTGAATTAAATCATTTTTAA
- a CDS encoding diacylglycerol kinase family protein yields the protein MTKKNKSERFLIQKRLISFRFAFNGLKNMIKNEHNSRIHLFALICVIALGILLKIELIEWVAISIVSGLVFLTELLNTAIEKLADFVESDWNEKIGIIKDYCAGAVLISAIISVIVGGLIFIPKIIEIIKNLC from the coding sequence ATGACAAAAAAGAATAAATCAGAGCGTTTTTTAATTCAAAAAAGATTAATAAGTTTTCGTTTTGCTTTCAATGGGCTAAAAAACATGATTAAAAACGAACATAATTCACGGATACATCTTTTTGCATTAATATGTGTTATTGCATTAGGAATACTTTTAAAAATTGAATTAATTGAATGGGTTGCAATATCTATTGTTTCTGGACTCGTGTTTTTAACAGAATTATTAAACACTGCAATTGAAAAACTTGCTGATTTTGTTGAATCTGATTGGAATGAAAAAATTGGAATCATCAAAGATTATTGTGCTGGAGCAGTTTTGATTTCTGCTATAATTTCAGTAATCGTTGGTGGATTGATTTTTATACCAAAGATTATTGAGATAATAAAAAACCTTTGCTAA
- a CDS encoding DNA adenine methylase, which yields MKNIISDPVETYKIELDTGNYVETKRLYPLLKWAGGKEQELKYIIPNLPEKFVDYYEPFVGGGAVYTAIQADNYYINDKSEELICLYNSITNNDRQVFFKALDEIIHNWDLLTTVIENNAMFFIQTYKKYSQNKIDDNKLKDTLFEFILTHSDQFNGMFSTMFNFNIENFIKEIKINLIRKIKRMKELEQIKHILPDNDILDNIETALKSAFYMHFRHIYNNTKKYKINSAFKSAIFLFIRNFAYSGMFRYNSKGEFNVPYGGIAYNRKNFLKKIDYLRTKELKSLLDKTIVENLDFEMFFENHQPTKNDFVFLDPPYDSEFSTYAKNEFTKADQKRLASYLIKKCKAKWMMIIKNTEFIFDLYNNKGLNIQSFDKTYLVSFMNRNDKNVEHLLITNY from the coding sequence ATGAAAAACATAATATCAGACCCCGTTGAAACTTATAAAATCGAACTTGACACAGGTAATTATGTTGAAACTAAACGACTGTATCCCCTACTTAAATGGGCAGGAGGAAAAGAACAAGAGTTAAAATATATAATACCAAACTTGCCAGAAAAATTCGTCGACTATTACGAACCTTTTGTTGGTGGTGGAGCAGTTTACACAGCAATTCAAGCCGACAATTATTATATAAATGACAAATCAGAAGAATTAATTTGTTTATATAATAGTATCACAAATAATGACAGACAAGTTTTTTTTAAAGCACTTGATGAAATAATTCACAATTGGGATTTATTAACGACTGTAATTGAAAATAACGCAATGTTTTTTATTCAGACTTACAAAAAATACTCACAAAACAAAATTGACGATAACAAACTGAAAGACACGCTATTTGAGTTTATTTTAACTCATTCAGACCAGTTCAATGGTATGTTTTCTACAATGTTCAATTTCAATATTGAAAATTTTATAAAAGAAATAAAAATCAATCTTATTAGAAAAATAAAAAGAATGAAGGAGCTTGAGCAAATAAAACATATCCTTCCAGACAATGATATTTTAGATAATATTGAAACAGCATTGAAAAGTGCTTTTTATATGCACTTCCGGCACATTTATAATAACACCAAAAAATACAAAATCAATAGTGCTTTTAAATCTGCTATTTTTCTATTTATCAGAAACTTTGCATACAGTGGAATGTTTCGATATAACTCTAAAGGCGAATTCAATGTCCCTTATGGTGGAATTGCTTATAACAGAAAAAACTTTTTGAAAAAAATTGACTATCTAAGAACTAAAGAACTTAAATCATTACTTGATAAAACAATTGTTGAAAATTTAGATTTTGAAATGTTTTTTGAAAATCACCAGCCAACAAAAAACGACTTCGTCTTTCTTGACCCACCATACGACAGTGAATTTAGCACATATGCAAAAAATGAATTTACAAAAGCAGACCAAAAAAGACTTGCAAGTTATTTAATTAAAAAGTGTAAGGCTAAATGGATGATGATTATTAAAAATACTGAATTCATTTTTGATCTCTATAATAACAAAGGACTAAACATTCAATCATTTGATAAAACGTATCTTGTAAGTTTTATGAATCGTAATGACAAAAATGTTGAGCATCTTTTAATTACAAATTACTAA
- a CDS encoding DUF3883 domain-containing protein, translating to MEVCTIKEKTKRFTARKIDWEKARDRNNEVGDQGEEFALEFEIDRLVETLSIERTKAMQNVQHLSRLQGDGLGYDIFSINDNGSPRYIEVKTTSGGFNQPFYMSKNERNFFEEYEDSAFIYRVYNFNKETRHGDVKIISNSELFSDFIFDTVSWQVIPK from the coding sequence ATGGAAGTATGTACAATAAAAGAAAAAACAAAACGCTTTACTGCACGTAAAATTGATTGGGAAAAAGCAAGAGATCGAAATAATGAAGTTGGAGACCAAGGCGAGGAGTTTGCATTAGAATTTGAAATTGACCGTTTAGTTGAAACGCTTTCAATAGAAAGAACAAAAGCAATGCAAAATGTACAACATCTAAGCAGATTGCAGGGTGATGGTTTGGGCTATGACATTTTTTCAATAAATGATAATGGTTCACCACGTTATATTGAAGTTAAAACAACTAGTGGTGGTTTCAATCAACCATTTTATATGAGTAAAAACGAAAGGAATTTCTTTGAAGAATACGAAGATTCTGCATTTATTTATCGTGTTTACAATTTTAATAAAGAAACACGACATGGAGATGTCAAAATTATAAGTAATAGTGAATTGTTTTCTGATTTTATCTTTGACACTGTTTCTTGGCAAGTTATACCTAAATAA
- a CDS encoding DUF4159 domain-containing protein, with protein sequence MKKITIILFLSFLYINVFSQSLQIALLKYSGGGDWYANPTSLPNLVKFCNEDLNTNINPEIYTVEPGSNEIFNFPFIHMTGHGNVIFSTQEAQNLRNYLMAGGFLHIDDNYGMDVFVRPQIKKIFPEYELIEIPFNHPIYHQKYKFPNGLPKIHEHDGKPPKGYGIIVEGRIVLFYTHECDLGDGWESADVHNDSFETRQKALQMGANIIRYVFNGD encoded by the coding sequence ATGAAGAAAATTACTATTATTTTATTTTTAAGTTTTTTATATATAAATGTTTTCTCACAGTCGCTTCAAATAGCATTGCTGAAATATAGTGGAGGAGGTGATTGGTACGCAAATCCAACGTCATTGCCTAATTTAGTGAAGTTTTGTAATGAAGATTTGAACACGAATATAAATCCTGAAATTTACACAGTTGAGCCCGGCAGCAATGAAATATTCAATTTTCCATTTATTCACATGACAGGACACGGAAATGTGATATTTTCAACGCAAGAAGCACAAAATTTGCGTAATTATTTGATGGCTGGCGGCTTTTTGCATATAGACGACAATTATGGAATGGACGTTTTTGTTAGACCTCAGATAAAAAAGATATTTCCGGAATATGAGCTGATAGAAATACCATTTAATCACCCAATTTATCATCAGAAATATAAGTTTCCAAACGGGCTGCCAAAAATTCACGAGCATGATGGAAAGCCGCCAAAAGGTTATGGGATAATAGTTGAAGGAAGAATAGTTTTATTTTACACTCACGAATGCGACCTTGGTGATGGCTGGGAAAGCGCAGATGTGCACAACGATTCTTTTGAAACAAGACAAAAAGCCCTCCAAATGGGCGCAAACATCATCCGCTACGTGTTTAATGGGGACTGA
- a CDS encoding 16S rRNA (uracil(1498)-N(3))-methyltransferase: MDFFFNANLLEGVSSINIEQSKHLRVLRKKVGDIIVLTNGKGLYSECEIEKIDNNGCVVNVLDIKQAECPKQRLTLGISPLKNPDRFEWLVEKCTEFGVGKIVPIVCERTESTIKKPERLQRIVEAAFIQSQQFYMPEITAPISFLNFLKEHDNTQKIIAWCGDYEKTPLISAMEKNKNTVCLIGPEGDFTKNEFEIALNNGYKPVTLGENRLRSETAAVCVSNAFYLINNEL, translated from the coding sequence ATGGATTTTTTCTTTAACGCAAACTTGTTAGAAGGCGTAAGCAGTATCAATATTGAGCAAAGTAAGCATTTGCGGGTATTGAGAAAAAAAGTTGGAGATATTATTGTTTTGACAAACGGAAAAGGCTTGTATTCCGAATGTGAAATTGAAAAAATAGATAATAATGGTTGCGTTGTAAATGTTTTGGACATAAAACAAGCTGAGTGCCCAAAACAAAGATTAACATTAGGAATTTCTCCATTAAAAAATCCGGATAGATTTGAATGGTTAGTAGAAAAATGCACAGAATTTGGTGTTGGTAAAATTGTGCCAATTGTTTGTGAACGCACAGAGTCAACGATTAAAAAGCCTGAACGTTTGCAGCGAATTGTAGAAGCGGCATTTATTCAGTCGCAACAGTTTTATATGCCTGAGATTACGGCACCAATTTCTTTTTTAAATTTTTTAAAGGAACATGATAATACTCAAAAAATCATTGCGTGGTGCGGAGATTATGAAAAAACGCCGCTAATTAGTGCTATGGAAAAAAACAAAAACACGGTTTGCTTAATAGGACCTGAAGGCGACTTCACAAAAAATGAATTTGAAATTGCTTTAAACAATGGTTATAAGCCCGTTACTTTGGGAGAAAATCGTTTGCGTTCGGAAACTGCTGCTGTTTGTGTTTCTAATGCTTTTTACTTGATAAACAATGAGTTATGA
- the rpmG gene encoding 50S ribosomal protein L33, giving the protein MSKKIKDARIQVILECTEHKSSGMPGTSRYVTMKNKKNTPERMELKKYNPILKRVTVHKEIK; this is encoded by the coding sequence ATGTCAAAGAAAATTAAAGACGCAAGAATTCAGGTTATTTTAGAATGCACAGAGCATAAAAGTAGTGGAATGCCAGGAACATCTCGCTATGTAACTATGAAAAATAAAAAAAATACGCCTGAACGCATGGAATTGAAAAAATACAATCCAATTCTAAAAAGAGTAACTGTACACAAAGAAATTAAATAA
- a CDS encoding DUF4295 domain-containing protein, whose amino-acid sequence MAKKVVATLKTGQTRLYTKVIKTVKSEKTGAYCFKERIVPADEAQNFFKK is encoded by the coding sequence ATGGCAAAGAAAGTAGTAGCAACATTAAAAACAGGACAAACTCGTTTATACACGAAAGTTATAAAAACGGTAAAATCAGAAAAAACTGGTGCTTATTGCTTTAAGGAAAGAATTGTTCCTGCAGATGAAGCACAAAATTTTTTCAAAAAATAA
- the murB gene encoding UDP-N-acetylmuramate dehydrogenase, which yields MKISKNISLKNFNTFGVDVNAECLVEIENENDLTLLHQSSLPKPFYPIGHGSNLLFTRDFKGTIVKFVTNTWKEVSKNNDSVIIRADAGCSWDDFVVEMLQNGFFGLENLSLIPGTVGSSPVQNIGAYGAEVSQFVDTVRVYDIDANKFFEISNAECGFGYRESVFKHKQNWIVVSVDYRLNTVENTNISYKALSEYIEKNNLDAKNSFVIRNAVIAIRESKLPDYKQIGNAGSFFRNPVVDQDLFNKLLEKYPNMPFYKEENNRFKIPAAWLIDKSGWKGYRNNNVGVFEKQPLILVNHGGAKGSEIKELSEAIQESIKNNFGILLHPEVIIY from the coding sequence ATGAAGATTTCTAAAAATATTTCGCTTAAAAATTTTAATACATTTGGAGTTGATGTAAATGCTGAGTGTTTGGTGGAAATAGAAAATGAAAATGATTTGACATTGCTGCATCAAAGCTCTTTGCCAAAGCCATTTTATCCAATAGGGCATGGTAGCAATTTGCTTTTTACTCGCGATTTTAAAGGCACTATCGTAAAGTTTGTTACAAACACATGGAAAGAAGTTTCAAAAAACAACGATAGCGTAATAATTAGAGCTGATGCGGGATGTTCTTGGGACGATTTTGTTGTGGAAATGTTGCAAAATGGCTTTTTTGGATTGGAAAATTTGTCTTTAATTCCGGGCACAGTTGGGAGCTCTCCTGTTCAAAATATTGGCGCTTATGGTGCGGAAGTGTCGCAGTTTGTTGATACTGTTAGAGTGTACGATATAGATGCAAACAAGTTTTTCGAGATAAGCAATGCAGAGTGCGGCTTTGGATATAGAGAAAGTGTTTTTAAGCATAAGCAAAATTGGATAGTGGTTTCTGTAGATTATAGGCTTAATACAGTTGAAAACACAAACATAAGCTACAAGGCGCTTTCTGAATATATTGAGAAAAATAATTTAGATGCAAAAAATTCTTTTGTAATAAGAAACGCAGTAATTGCTATTAGGGAAAGCAAACTGCCTGATTATAAGCAAATTGGCAATGCGGGAAGTTTTTTTAGAAATCCAGTTGTTGACCAAGATTTATTTAATAAGCTATTAGAAAAATACCCAAATATGCCATTTTACAAGGAAGAAAATAATCGTTTTAAAATTCCTGCTGCATGGCTTATAGATAAGAGTGGCTGGAAAGGCTATAGGAATAATAATGTTGGGGTTTTTGAAAAACAACCATTGATTTTAGTTAATCATGGCGGAGCAAAAGGTTCTGAAATCAAAGAATTGTCCGAAGCTATACAAGAAAGCATAAAAAATAACTTCGGGATATTATTGCATCCAGAAGTTATTATTTATTAA
- a CDS encoding SoxR reducing system RseC family protein produces the protein MDNVEHDGIVEKIEGNILFVKILTHSACSACRAKGFCNPAETKEKIFKVKVSNVEEFSIGAKVSLAISRNQGLIAVLFGYGIPFIILILGLVFGYLMKLGELEIAAIAFSCVILYYVILFIYRKKMNNYFKFIVTKL, from the coding sequence ATGGATAACGTTGAGCATGACGGAATTGTAGAAAAAATTGAAGGAAATATTTTATTTGTTAAAATATTAACTCATTCTGCATGTTCCGCATGTCGTGCCAAAGGCTTTTGCAATCCCGCTGAGACAAAGGAAAAAATTTTTAAAGTTAAAGTCTCAAATGTCGAAGAATTTTCCATTGGGGCTAAAGTTTCATTAGCTATAAGCCGAAACCAAGGTTTAATAGCTGTTTTGTTTGGATATGGGATTCCATTTATTATTTTAATTTTAGGTCTTGTCTTTGGTTATTTGATGAAACTTGGAGAGCTAGAAATCGCTGCTATCGCATTTTCTTGCGTGATTTTATACTATGTAATACTTTTTATTTACAGAAAGAAAATGAATAATTATTTCAAATTTATTGTAACTAAATTATGA
- the folD gene encoding bifunctional methylenetetrahydrofolate dehydrogenase/methenyltetrahydrofolate cyclohydrolase FolD, giving the protein MKLIDGKLVSEQIKEEIKKEVAAMIDMDERAPHLAAVIVGEDPASQTYVGSKEKNCTSVGITSTIYRMEESTSEKKLLDIIDFLNNDNDVDGIIVQLPLPKHIDEQKIIAAIDPKKDVDGFNPENVGKMVLGRDTFISATPMGIMEMLKRYKIETEGKNCVIIGRSNIVGTPMAILMSRPKTLGNSTVTLCHSKTKNLKEIAKTADILIVAMGKPNFVTEDMVKEGAVVIDVGIHRVEDKTKKSGFRLIGDVDFENVSKKASWITPVPGGVGPTTISALLLNTLKARKNAGSQPMNKDD; this is encoded by the coding sequence ATGAAATTAATAGATGGCAAGCTAGTTAGCGAACAAATAAAAGAAGAAATTAAAAAAGAAGTTGCTGCAATGATTGATATGGACGAAAGAGCTCCACATCTTGCAGCAGTTATTGTAGGTGAAGACCCTGCTAGCCAAACATACGTTGGCAGCAAGGAAAAAAATTGCACTTCTGTTGGCATTACATCTACAATTTATAGAATGGAAGAAAGTACTTCCGAAAAGAAATTGCTAGACATAATTGACTTTTTAAATAATGATAATGACGTAGATGGAATTATTGTTCAATTACCGCTTCCAAAGCATATAGACGAACAAAAAATTATTGCAGCAATAGACCCAAAGAAAGATGTAGATGGTTTTAATCCGGAAAATGTAGGAAAAATGGTGCTTGGACGAGACACATTTATTTCTGCAACTCCTATGGGAATAATGGAAATGCTTAAACGCTACAAAATTGAAACTGAGGGCAAAAATTGTGTTATAATCGGGCGAAGCAATATTGTTGGAACGCCAATGGCAATTTTGATGTCTAGACCTAAAACTCTCGGAAATTCAACTGTAACTCTTTGCCATAGCAAAACAAAAAATTTAAAAGAAATTGCAAAAACCGCCGACATTCTCATCGTTGCAATGGGTAAGCCAAATTTTGTTACAGAAGATATGGTTAAAGAAGGCGCCGTAGTTATTGATGTGGGAATACATAGAGTTGAGGACAAAACAAAGAAAAGCGGATTTAGACTAATTGGTGATGTTGATTTTGAGAATGTTTCAAAAAAAGCATCGTGGATTACGCCTGTGCCGGGCGGTGTTGGACCTACAACCATATCAGCATTGTTGCTTAATACGCTAAAAGCTAGAAAAAATGCTGGTTCGCAGCCAATGAATAAAGATGATTAA